Proteins encoded together in one Candidatus Lariskella endosymbiont of Epinotia ramella window:
- the hpf gene encoding ribosome hibernation-promoting factor, HPF/YfiA family: protein MEVIITGKHISIGDSLRVHVEENLKSRVKRYFENAISAHVTISKNNSMFHSNVIVNDGTGRGVVIKSNNEDADPYNSVDGAIQKAERQLQKYKERFKDKHKVRSVRDPEVLDELMATKYVLAASDHEVLDECPIVVAERQSPLLRMTVSDAVMHMDLMDLTTLLFINLESGMISVVYRRKDGKIAWIETQIPYMVK from the coding sequence ATGGAAGTCATAATAACCGGAAAACATATTAGTATAGGTGATTCCTTGCGTGTTCATGTAGAAGAAAACCTGAAGTCCAGAGTTAAGAGATACTTTGAGAACGCAATTAGTGCTCATGTTACAATTTCTAAAAATAACAGTATGTTTCACTCGAACGTTATAGTGAACGATGGTACTGGGCGTGGCGTTGTAATAAAAAGTAATAACGAAGATGCAGATCCGTATAATAGTGTAGATGGCGCTATACAGAAAGCAGAGAGGCAATTGCAAAAATACAAAGAGCGTTTCAAGGATAAGCATAAAGTGCGCAGTGTTAGAGATCCTGAAGTGCTTGATGAACTAATGGCAACTAAATATGTGCTTGCAGCAAGTGATCATGAAGTTTTGGATGAATGTCCAATCGTTGTAGCAGAGAGACAATCTCCATTACTCAGAATGACTGTGAGTGATGCTGTTATGCATATGGATTTAATGGATTTAACTACGTTGTTATTCATTAACTTAGAAAGTGGAATGATAAGTGTTGTATACCGTAGAAAAGAC